Within Pseudomonas tructae, the genomic segment TCTGGCGCACCACCTGCTGGCCACTCTCGACCTTGTCGTCGGCGGTTTGCGCCGCCTGGGCGGCCTCTTCGGCATTGCGCGCAACGTCATGCACAGTGGCGGTCATCTGCTGCATGGCGGTGGCCACCTGCTCGGTTTCGTCCTTCTGGCTGTTGACCTCGCGATTGGTCTGCTCGGTGACCGCCGACAGCGACTGGGCATTGCTCGCCAGTTGCTCGATGCCGTTTTGCAAACCACTGACGATCGCACTCAAGCCGCTGCCCATCTGTTGCATGGCCAGCAGCAACTGACCGACTTCATCGCGCCGATCGACACTCAGGTCACCGCGCAGGTCGCCGGCAGCAATTTGCTGGGCACGGCCCATGACCTGGCGCAGCGGCCCGACCACGGCACGGGTGATCGACCAGGCCGCCAGCACCCCCACCAACAGTGCCAACAGCGAGGCACCGAGGATCAACAAGGCATTGTTCCTCAGCTCGTTTTGCATGGCCTGGTCTTCGGCGGCGTAGGCTTGATCGACCTGGCCCGTGACCTGCCGGGCGCGCGCCTGCAATTGCACCTTGAGTTGCTGCTCGCGACCGAGCAGGTCGGTGTACTCGGCAAGCTTCTCACTGAAACTGGCGATATGCGTGCTGACCTCACCCAGCACGCTCTGGTAGCCGGCATCGCTCACCGCCGCTTTCAACTGCTCGACCAGGGCAGCGGCCTGGTCGGTCTGCTCGATGCGCCCCTGGCGCGCATCCTCGGCGCCTTTGCGGCTCTGCTCCAGCCGCACCCGCGCCTCATCCATGGCCTGCAGCATCAGCCGGGCAACCTGGGCCACCTGACCGGCCTGTTCGACGAACTCGGCGCCTTGCTGGCCCTGAGAGTTCTTGAGGGTGTACGTGCCGTCGTCGGCCAGCCCGGCCTGCAGTACATCCAGGTTGTTGGCAACGCTTGCGACCGACCAACTGGCCATGTCCAGCGCCAGCTCCTTGGCCTGGGTCAGCTCGACGAACTGGTCGAAGGCCTGCCGATAGTCAGTCAACGCCTGCTCGACGCCGCTCAGTTGCCCCAGCGCTCGTGCTTGCGCCTGCAAGGCCTCAACGCGCTGGTGCACGGTTTCCACCGCCTTGGGGTCCGAACGCAGGGCGAACACCTGCTCCTGCAGACGCGTCTCCAGCAGTGCGGTGTTGAGCGCCGCCATCTGCTTCAAACCCTCAAAACGCTGCCCAACACTCTGCAGTGCAGCAACGCCCACGGCCGCGACCACTGCAGTCAACAGCAACACCAGTGCAAACCCCAGCCCCAGCTTGCGGGCCATGCCGAGGTTGGCGAAAAAACCACGCTTGGCCGAATTCATCGCACGTCCCCCTGCTGAGCGCAAATGCGTCAAGGCTGCAGAGTGGCAATACCAGGGCTTGCGACACAAGATCCTGGCGGCGCAATAATGGCAAAAAGCTACAGTTGCGTCGCTTTCAGGACAGCCGAGGTCGTCCGGCAGCCTGAAAGAACGCTTGCGCCCGCAAGTCCTGGGCATAGGCGACATTGATCCTCAACCAATCGCTGTCAGCACCCTGGGGATCGAAGGCGTTGCCTGGTGCCAGCAGCACCGAACAGGTCTGCGCCTCGCGGCAGAGCTCGGCAAAACTTCGTCCCGGACAACGCGCCCAGACGAACATGCCACCATAGGGCTCGGCAAACACTTCCCAGCCGTAAGTCTCCAGTTGCCCCAGAGCCTTGGCCATATGCTGAGCCAGGCGCAGACGCAGGCGCGCTGTGCTTTTGCGATAACTGCCATTACCCAGCATCTGCGCCACCACCTGCTCAGTGAAACGCGAAGTGCCCAAGCCACTGACCATTTTCAGCTCCGCCAGACGGGCGATCAGCTCAGGCCTGCCCACCAGGTAGCCGACCCGTAGCGAACTGCTCAAGGTCTTGGAGAAACTGGCCAGGTAGATCACCCGCTGCTCGGCATCCAGGGTTGCCAGGCGGGTCACTGCGCCGTCCTGAAAGTCGGCGTAGATGTCGTCCTCGATAATCAGCAGGTCATGTTCACGGGCCAGCTCCAGCAAACGATAGGCAACCTTGGGCGACAAGCTGCTGCCGGTGGGGTTCTGGTACAGGCTGTTAATGTACAGGCAACGTGGCCGATGTTCCTTGAGCAGAGCCTCCAGTACCAGCAGATCGGGGCCGTGGGGCGTGCGTGGCACTTCGAGCATCTGGACCTGATGCTGACGCAACAGGCTGAACAGATTGTAGTAACCCGGGCGTTCCACCAACACTTTGTCGCCCGGCCTGAGCAAGGTGCGCACCAGCAGATCCAGTGCATGGCTCGCGCCTTGGGTGGTGAGAATCTGCTCAGGCGCGGCCTCAATCCCGATCTGCCCCAAACCTTTGTGCAACTGGCTGCGCAGGCTGGCCAGGCCCAGCGGCGGGCAGTAATCGATGAGGTCTTCGAGCGCGCCGCGACTGACCTGGCGCACCGCCTGGGCAATGGCCTCGGTAGCTCGCCAGCTCGTCGGCACCCAACCACAGCACAGGTTGAGTAACGCGGCCGGATCCTGGGTGAACTGTTGCCAGCGGCTGGCGAATGCCTCATCGCGGATCGGCGGGTCAACCAGGGGCACCTTCAGCCGCTGTTCAGCGACAAAAAAGCCCGCGCCATGACGCGCCTGCAACCACCCCGCCGCCACTAGCCGATCATAGGCTTCGATCACGCAAGATTGACTGACGTTGTGTTCCCGGGCCAGTTGCCGAATCGATGGCAAACGGCTACCGGGACGCAGGCGCTGCGTTTCAATCCAGGCCTGCAACTGCTCGGTCAGTTGCTGCACCAGCGGGAGGGATGAGTGGCGATCAAGGCAGAGGTTCATGAGGAAGTGTTCGTTTATTTTGTCCGAACAGTTAATCACAAAACCCGCACCCGTGTGCCTTGTGAGCGGCGAGTGATCGCCGGATAGTCGACCCATCGATGAGGAGCCGACCATGCCCACCCAGCGCCACCCTGTCCTACTGGCTTTCGCCTTGTGCCTGATCACCTTCGCGGTCAACTTGCAGGCACCGCTGTACACCACTTACGCAGAGCTTTCCGGCTACGGCGCCGGCGCCACGGCGATGGCCTTTTCCGGGTATGTACTGGGGGTCATCCCCGTGCTGATGTTGCTCGGTGGCCTGGCAGACCGGCTCGGGCGCCGCCCGCTGATTCTCACCGCCCTGGCCTTGTCGATGCTCGCCACACTGCTGATGCTGTTGGCACCCGGTCTTGAAACACTGGGCCTGGCACGCCTGCTGCTCGGTATCGGTACCGCACTGGCCTCGGCCACGGGCACGGCCTACATGAGCGAGCTGATGCACGGCGGTGATAACCGTAATGCTGCCACTTGGGTCACTGCCAGCACCTCGTTGGGCTTCGGCCTGGGCGCAGCCCTGACCAGCCTGTTCCTGCTCAACGGACCAAGCCTGACACCGGGCAGTTTCTACCTGCAGATGCTGCTGGCCGGCCTGGCGATGGTGGCGGTCTGGCGGCTACCC encodes:
- a CDS encoding aminotransferase-like domain-containing protein, which translates into the protein MNLCLDRHSSLPLVQQLTEQLQAWIETQRLRPGSRLPSIRQLAREHNVSQSCVIEAYDRLVAAGWLQARHGAGFFVAEQRLKVPLVDPPIRDEAFASRWQQFTQDPAALLNLCCGWVPTSWRATEAIAQAVRQVSRGALEDLIDYCPPLGLASLRSQLHKGLGQIGIEAAPEQILTTQGASHALDLLVRTLLRPGDKVLVERPGYYNLFSLLRQHQVQMLEVPRTPHGPDLLVLEALLKEHRPRCLYINSLYQNPTGSSLSPKVAYRLLELAREHDLLIIEDDIYADFQDGAVTRLATLDAEQRVIYLASFSKTLSSSLRVGYLVGRPELIARLAELKMVSGLGTSRFTEQVVAQMLGNGSYRKSTARLRLRLAQHMAKALGQLETYGWEVFAEPYGGMFVWARCPGRSFAELCREAQTCSVLLAPGNAFDPQGADSDWLRINVAYAQDLRAQAFFQAAGRPRLS